In the genome of Salana multivorans, the window GGTTCCGTCACCGCCGGGGCGCAGGTCGCCGTGTGCGCCGTCGTCCGCGAGGGGCTGGCGAACGTCGCCCGCCACGCGGGGCCGACCGCGGCGCGGGTCGACGTGCGCCGCGAGCCGGGCGGTGTGGTCGTCGTGGTCGACGACGACGGACCGGTCCCCGGGTGGCGGCCGCACCCGGGCGCCGGCCACGGCCTGGCCGGGCTGGCCGAGCGCGTCGCGGCCATGGACGGCACGCTGGAGGCCGGGACGCGCGGGTCCGGGTTCCGCCTCGCGGCGCGGCTGCCGGACGCCGGGGAGCCGGCCGCGCGATGACCGCCGCCCCCGTCCGCGTCCTCGTCGTCGACGACGAGCCGCTCATCCGGCACAGCCTGCGCGTCATCCTCGAGGGCGCGCGGGACCTCGCCGTCGTCGCCGAGGCGGCGACGGGTGAGGACGCGGTCGCGCAGGCCGTCCGGACGCGGCCCGACGTCGTGCTCATGGACATCCGCATGCCCGGCGGCGACGGGCTCGAGGCCACGCGACGGATCACGACGGACCCCGCGCTCACCGGCACCCGGGTCCTCGTGCTCAGCATGTTCGAGCTGGACTCCTACGTGAACCTCGCCCTGCGCGGCGGCGCGAGCGGGTTCCTGCTCAAGGACAGCGAGCCCGAGCTGCTCGTCGACGCGGTCCGCCGCACGCACGCCGGGGAGTCGCTGTTCGCCCCGACAATCCTCACCCGCCTCGTCGCCCACTACCTCGACGGGACCGCCCGGTCGACGCGGTCGGGGCCGCGGCGACCGGCCACCCTGACGGAGCGCGAGACCGAGGTGCTCACGCTGGTCGGCCGCGGCCTGTCCAACCACGAGATCGCCGAGGCGCTCGTCATCTCGATGGGCACCGTCAAGACGCACGTCGGCAACCTGCTGGCCAAGCTCGCGGCGCGCGACCGGGCACAGCTCGTCATCGCGGCCTACGACCACGGCCTCGTCCGGGCGGGCGAGGGCGGTCAGGACGTCGCGGCCTCGCGCTGGCGCGCCACCTCGTAGAGCGCGAGCGACGCCGCGACCGAGGCGTTGAGCGACTCGACGGACGAGGCGATCGGGATCGCCGCGACGACGTCGCAGTTCTGCCGGACCAGCCGGGACAGGCCCTTGCCCTCCGACCCGGCCACGAGCACGACCGGTCCGTCGGCGACCGCGAGGTCGGCGATGTCGGTCGAGCCGTCGCCGTCCAGCCCGACGACGAAGCAGCCGGCCTCCTTGAGGTCCTGCAGCGCGCGCACGAGGTTCGTCGCGCGCGCGACCGGCACGCGGGCGGCGGCGCCGGCCGAGGTCTTCCAGGCGGCGGCGTTGACGCCGGCCGAGCGCCGCTCGGGGACGAGGACGCCGCTGGCCCCGAACGCACCGGCGGAGCGGATGATCGCCCCGAGGTTGCGCGGGTCCGTGATGCCGTCGAGCGCCACGACCAGCGCGGGGACGCCGGCCGCCTCGGCCGCGTCGACCAGGTCGAGCGGCTCGGCGTAGGTGTACTCCTCGATCGTCAGCAGCACGCCCTGGTGCACGGCGCGATCGCTCATGACGTCGAGGTCGGTCTTGGTGGTCTCGATGAGCGGCAGGCCGGAACCGGTCGCGAGCCGGAGGATCTCGCGCACCCGGTCGTCCGCCTCGACGCTCGCGGCCACGTGCAGCGACCGCGCGGGCGCCCCGGCTCGGAGCGCCTCGACGACGGCGTTGCGGCCGACGACGATCTCGTGGCCGCGGGCGCGGGCCGAGCCCGCCGGACGGCCCTGCTTGGGCTTGGTCGCGTCGCGCTTGGCCGCGGCCGCCGCCCGGCGCGCGGCCGGGTGCCCGACGCGGTCGACCGCCTTCGGCGTCGGGCCGCGCCCCTCGAGCGCCTGTCGGCCGTGGCCGCCCGTGCCGACGCGCGCGCCCTTCTTCGAGCCCGGCTTGCGCACCGCGCCCCGTCGCTGGGAGTTCCCCGCCATCACTTCTCTCCTGCCATCGGTCTCACACTCACGGCTCGCCGCCCTCGCCCCGGCCTCGTCAGCCGCGGACGCTCCAGCGCGCGCCGTCGGGTCCGTCCTCGACGACCACGCCGGCCGCCGCGAGCCGGTCGCGCAGCTCGTCGGCCCGGGACCAGTCCCGGTCCGCCCGGGCGCTCGCCCGCTCCTCGAGCGCCGCCGTCACGAGGACGTCGAGCGCGTCGCGGGCGGCGCCGTCCCCGTCGCTCGACGCGCGCCACCGCGGCGCGAGCGGGTCGAGCCCGAGGACGTCGAGCATCGCTCGCAGGACGAGCGCCGCCGCTCCCGCGGCGGCGGTGTCGCCGGCGGCGAGTGCGGTGTTCCCGCGGCGCAGCCACTCGTGCACGACGGCGAGGGCCGCGGCGACGTTGACGTCGTCGTCCATCGCGGCGACGAACTCGGCCGGCAGGTCCGCCGCGGCCACCTCCTCGAGCGCGGCCTCCCCGGCGACCTCGGTCGCGCGGGTCACGAAGCCGGAGAACCGCTCCCAGGCCGCGGCCGCGTCGGCCAGCGTCTCGTCGGAGAACTCGACGGTCGAGCGGTAGTGGACGCCGGCGAGCGCGAGCCGCAGGACGGGGGCGCCGGCCCGGGCGAGCACGTTGGGGACGGAGAGGTAGTTGCCGAGCGACTTGCTCATCTTCTCCCCGCCCGAGGTGACCCAGGCGTTGTGCAGCCAGTACCGCGCGAACGGGTACCCGGCGGCGTGGCTCTGCGCCTGCTCGTTCTCGTGGTGGGGGAAGCGCAGGTCGATGCCGCCGCCGTGGATGTCGAAGGTGTCGCCGAGGTAGCGCTGCGCCATCGCGGAGCACTCGAGGTGCCAGCCGGGCCTGCCGCGACCGAACGGGGTGTCCCACGAGGCCGTCGCCGGCTCTCCGGGGCGTGCCGCCTTCCACAGGGCGAAGTCCTGCGGGGAGCGCTTCTCGGGGGAGGCGTCGTCGTCCGGCTCGAGGTTCTCCAGCCGCTGGTGCGTGAGCGAGCCGTAGTCGGGCAGCGAGCGGACGTCGAACCAGACGTTGCCCTCCGCGCCCCGGTAGGCGTGCCCGCGCGCCACGAGGAGCTCCATGAGCGCGATCATCTCGGGCACGTGCCCCGTGGCCCGCGGCTCGTAGCTGGGCGGCAGGACGCCGAGCGCGTCGTAGGCGGCGGAGAACTCGCGCTCGTAGCGGTAGGCCCACGCCCACCACGCGGCGTCGTTCGCCGCGGCCTTCTGGAGGATCTTGTCGTCGATGTCCGTGACGTTGCGGACGAGCGTCACCTCGTAGCCGCTGCGCCGCAGCCAGCGCACGAGGACGTCGAAGGCGATGGCCGAGCGCAGGTGCCCGACGTGGGGCTCCCCCTGCACCGTGGCGCCGCAGACGTACATGCCGACCCGACCGGGTGTCAGGGGCACGAAGTCTCGCTGGCTCCGCGACGCGGAGTCGTACAGGCGCAGGCTCACCGACACACCCTACCGAGAACGGCGGCGAAGCCCTCGCCCGCCGCCGCCCGTCTCACGCGCTGCGCGTCGGCACGGACACCCGCGACGGGCGCCGGGGCCGGACTAGGACGCGAGGACCTCGTCGAGGATGGCCTCGGCCTGCTCCTCCTCGGTCTTCTTCGCGAGCGCGAGCTCCGAGACGAGGATCTGACGGGCGCGGGCGAGCATGCGCTTCTCCCCGGCCGAGAGACCGCGGCCCTGATCGCGGCGGGACAGGTCCCGCACGACCTCGGCGACCTTGATGACGTCACCGGAGGCGATCTTCTCGACATTGGCCTTGAACCGGCGGGACCAGTTCGTCGGCTCCTCGGTGTACTCGGCGCGCAGCACCTCGAAGACGCGCTCGAGCCCTTCCTGGCCCACCACGTCCCGAACACCGACGAGGTCGATGTTCTCGGCCGGAACCTCGATCACGAGGTCGCCCTGGGCGACGCGGAGCGTGAGGTAGATCTTCTCCTCACCGCGCAGCACCCGGGTGGAGATCTTCTCGATGAGCGCCGCACCGTGGTGCGGATAGACGACAGTCTCGCCGACCTCAAAAGTCATGTAGGGACTCCCCTTTCCGGAGTCAAGGATACCACGCGGTTTTTCCAGAGATTGCACACAAATACTCCACCGCCCGGGTGTTTGCGCAGGTCACGGGCGTGCGTGTGAGGTGCGTCCACGCGCGCGCGGTCGTCGGCCGCGCCCGCGTGCGGATATCGGTACGGTTGACCCATCAGCCAGTCCCACGGAG includes:
- a CDS encoding response regulator; this encodes MTAAPVRVLVVDDEPLIRHSLRVILEGARDLAVVAEAATGEDAVAQAVRTRPDVVLMDIRMPGGDGLEATRRITTDPALTGTRVLVLSMFELDSYVNLALRGGASGFLLKDSEPELLVDAVRRTHAGESLFAPTILTRLVAHYLDGTARSTRSGPRRPATLTERETEVLTLVGRGLSNHEIAEALVISMGTVKTHVGNLLAKLAARDRAQLVIAAYDHGLVRAGEGGQDVAASRWRATS
- the rlmB gene encoding 23S rRNA (guanosine(2251)-2'-O)-methyltransferase RlmB yields the protein MAGNSQRRGAVRKPGSKKGARVGTGGHGRQALEGRGPTPKAVDRVGHPAARRAAAAAKRDATKPKQGRPAGSARARGHEIVVGRNAVVEALRAGAPARSLHVAASVEADDRVREILRLATGSGLPLIETTKTDLDVMSDRAVHQGVLLTIEEYTYAEPLDLVDAAEAAGVPALVVALDGITDPRNLGAIIRSAGAFGASGVLVPERRSAGVNAAAWKTSAGAAARVPVARATNLVRALQDLKEAGCFVVGLDGDGSTDIADLAVADGPVVLVAGSEGKGLSRLVRQNCDVVAAIPIASSVESLNASVAASLALYEVARQREAATS
- the cysS gene encoding cysteine--tRNA ligase, whose product is MSLRLYDSASRSQRDFVPLTPGRVGMYVCGATVQGEPHVGHLRSAIAFDVLVRWLRRSGYEVTLVRNVTDIDDKILQKAAANDAAWWAWAYRYEREFSAAYDALGVLPPSYEPRATGHVPEMIALMELLVARGHAYRGAEGNVWFDVRSLPDYGSLTHQRLENLEPDDDASPEKRSPQDFALWKAARPGEPATASWDTPFGRGRPGWHLECSAMAQRYLGDTFDIHGGGIDLRFPHHENEQAQSHAAGYPFARYWLHNAWVTSGGEKMSKSLGNYLSVPNVLARAGAPVLRLALAGVHYRSTVEFSDETLADAAAAWERFSGFVTRATEVAGEAALEEVAAADLPAEFVAAMDDDVNVAAALAVVHEWLRRGNTALAAGDTAAAGAAALVLRAMLDVLGLDPLAPRWRASSDGDGAARDALDVLVTAALEERASARADRDWSRADELRDRLAAAGVVVEDGPDGARWSVRG
- a CDS encoding CarD family transcriptional regulator; protein product: MTFEVGETVVYPHHGAALIEKISTRVLRGEEKIYLTLRVAQGDLVIEVPAENIDLVGVRDVVGQEGLERVFEVLRAEYTEEPTNWSRRFKANVEKIASGDVIKVAEVVRDLSRRDQGRGLSAGEKRMLARARQILVSELALAKKTEEEQAEAILDEVLAS